A window from Culex pipiens pallens isolate TS chromosome 3, TS_CPP_V2, whole genome shotgun sequence encodes these proteins:
- the LOC120424385 gene encoding isocitrate dehydrogenase [NADP] cytoplasmic, translating to MAQKIKAGPVVDILGDEMTRIIWDSIKEKLILPFLDIELHTFDLGIEHRDKTEDQVTVDCAEAIKKYNVGIKCATITPDEARVEEFKLKQMWRSPNGTIRNILGGTVFREAIICKNVPRLVPGWEKPIVIGRHAHGDQYKATDFVVPGAGTLELKFTPSSGGEPISYVVNQYKGPGVAMAMYNLDDSIRDFAHSSFKVALDRKFPLYLSTKNTILKKYDGRFKDIFQEIYEADYKKQYEAAGIWYEHRLIDDMVAYCMKAEGGFVWACKNYDGDVQSDTVAQGFGSLGLMTSVLVCPDGKTVEAEAAHGTVTRHYRQYQQGKETSTNPIASIFAWTRGLLHRAKLDNNAELKKFAETLEKVCIDTIESGFMTKDLAICIKGMSGVQRSDYLETFEFMTKLGDNLKAALA from the coding sequence ATGGCGCAAAAGATCAAGGCCGGTCCCGTCGTCGACATCCTGGGTGACGAGATGACCCGCATCATCTGGGACTCGATCAAGGAGAAGCTGATCCTGCCCTTCCTGGACATTGAGCTGCACACGTTCGATCTGGGCATCGAGCACCGGGACAAGACCGAAGATCAGGTCACGGTCGACTGTGCCGAGGCGATCAAGAAGTACAACGTGGGCATCAAGTGCGCCACCATCACGCCGGACGAGGCCCGCGTCGAGGAGTTCAAGCTGAAGCAGATGTGGCGCTCGCCGAACGGAACCATCCGTAACATCCTGGGTGGAACCGTGTTCCGTGAGGCCATCATCTGCAAGAACGTCCCACGGCTGGTGCCCGGCTGGGAGAAGCCCATCGTCATCGGCCGTCACGCGCACGGTGATCAGTACAAGGCCACGGACTTTGTCGTTCCCGGTGCCGGTACTCTGGAGCTGAAGTTTACCCCGAGCTCGGGTGGCGAACCCATCAGCTACGTTGTCAACCAGTACAAGGGACCGGGAGTGGCCATGGCCATGTACAATCTCGATGACTCCATCAGGGACTTTGCTCACTCGTCGTTCAAGGTCGCTCTCGATCGCAAGTTCCCGCTGTACCTGAGCACCAAGAACACCATCCTGAAGAAGTACGACGGACGCTTCAAGGACATTTTCCAGGAAATCTACGAAGCCGATTACAAGAAGCAGTACGAGGCCGCCGGAATCTGGTACGAGCACCGTCTGATCGACGACATGGTCGCTTACTGCATGAAGGCCGAGGGAGGATTCGTGTGGGCCTGCAAGAACTACGACGGTGACGTCCAGTCGGACACCGTTGCCCAAGGTTTCGGTTCGCTTGGTCTGATGACCTCCGTGCTGGTGTGCCCGGACGGTAAGACCGTTGAGGCGGAAGCCGCCCACGGAACCGTCACCCGTCACTACCGTCAGTACCAGCAGGGCAAAGAAACCTCCACGAACCCGATCGCGTCGATCTTCGCGTGGACCCGCGGCCTTCTGCACCGTGCCAAGCTGGACAACAATGCCGAGCTGAAGAAGTTTGCCGAAACGCTGGAGAAGGTCTGCATCGACACGATCGAGTCGGGCTTCATGACCAAGGATCTGGCCATTTGCATCAAGGGAATGTCCGGCGTGCAGCGCTCCGACTACTTGGAGACCTTTGAGTTCATGACCAAGCTCGGGGATAACTTGAAGGCGGCTCTGGCCTAA
- the LOC120424384 gene encoding coiled-coil-helix-coiled-coil-helix domain-containing protein 7, protein MPANPDAEKNNPCLREQDLVHKCLNKNNYDNGLCELYFSNYKNCKDFWYRVQRERRAKGLYPYLPDLADRARIKQEYMSTKPGGA, encoded by the coding sequence ATGCCCGCTAATCCGGACGCGGAAAAGAACAACCCGTGCCTGCGGGAGCAGGACCTGGTGCACAAGTGTCTGAACAAAAACAACTACGACAACGGCCTGTGCGAGCTGTACTTTAGCAActacaaaaattgcaaagaCTTTTGGTACCGGGTGCAGCGGGAGCGCCGCGCCAAGGGCCTGTACCCGTACCTGCCGGATTTGGCCGACCGGGCCCGCATCAAGCAGGAGTACATGTCGACGAAGCCGGGCGGGGCGTGA
- the LOC120424383 gene encoding uncharacterized protein LOC120424383 gives MADDDQQPGPSRPRSESETPVAVVAIDSQDDSGDDDEEEEEAQTSGEGSKEQQGDQQQQQQQQQQTPTRNRKRKHSTKRGSANKKGGPSEEELDAEKLKFLLEPVLSALRALEVKNELEAMRTLINTLQPSQHEIEMALNKVKKDLDRVLAFPNNSYCVYDFGSIKSGLAFRDSDLDFYVHYERNSENRNDQTKLIHVIHSRMMRDKTFHTLVKIIGAKVPLLRAVHGPTNLTCDINFSNARGCYNSKFIYALTKFDSRIHKLAIIIKFWAKCAFLLTNHRQMNTYCIIMMLIFYLQTKKLPLLPSVQDLQKGIPRVNYGPWNLGYPREIIFQSMNRESIRQLLTAFFKYYATFEYDKYLISPYVGRRVTVDEMKQQKVRELQPYYRAEQQQFPQFNYGTLLHIQDPFELNMNVGGVLNSAQHFEQFKLSFKTAHEVCLATIQEPFAKVLEEVFTKTKKFSKPPKNVPRPKNGTTNSNATGNGGETPSPAEDNGKHWRICRLLPIEYELFMVRQILLVRNTDKDAIITERQIKDMWADCLLDFIEDILSKIYLLKVEPLKDADRCSNIPPSVKQDDIRTFQMVSERQVIFKRPRLQISNEEELENEIAISKARWQANRPLVFNCRVDLFKTNDDAIELHIPDQQRKNGALRVFIETCFLTQIRNCIKGYLKVMLAKAEERAKADRNK, from the coding sequence ATGGCCGACGACGACCAGCAGCCTGGACCTTCACGGCCCCGTTCCGAGTCGGAGACTCCGGTGGCGGTGGTGGCCATCGACAGTCAGGACGACAGCGGGGACgacgatgaggaggaggaggaggcgcAAACGTCTGGGGAGGGTTCCAAGGAGCAACAGGGGGaccagcaacaacagcagcagcagcagcagcaaactcCGACGAGGAATCGCAAGCGGAAGCACTCGACGAAACGGGGCAGCGCCAACAAGAAGGGCGGTCCGAGCGAGGAAGAGTTGGACGCGGAGAAGTTAAAGTTCTTGCTGGAACCGGTGCTGAGTGCGTTGCGCGCGTTGGAGGTTAAGAACGAGCTGGAAGCGATGAGGACGCTGATCAATACGTTGCAACCGTCGCAGCATGAGATTGAGATGGCGTTGAACAAGGTTAAGAAGGATCTGGACCGGGTGCTGGCGTTTCCGAACAATAGTTATTGCGTGTACGACTTTGGGTCGATCAAGTCCGGGTTGGCGTTCCGTGATTCGGATCTGGACTTTTACGTGCACTACGAGCGAAACAGCGAGAACCGGAATGACCAAACGAAGCTGATTCACGTGATTCATTCGCGGATGATGCGTGACAAAACGTTCCACACTTTGGTGAAGATTATCGGAGCGAAAGTTCCGCTGCTGCGGGCCGTTCACGGTCCGACCAATCTGACCTGCGACATTAACTTTAGCAACGCCCGCGGGTGCTACAACAGCAAGTTTATCTACGCGTTGACCAAGTTCGACTCGCGCATCCACAAACTTGCGATCATCATCAAATTCTGGGCCAAATGTGCCTTCCTGTTGACGAACCACCGCCAGATGAACACCTATTGTATTATAATGATGCTAATCTTTTACCTGCAAACGAAGAAGCTACCTCTGCTGCCGTCTGTGCAGGATCTCCAGAAGGGCATCCCGCGGGTCAACTATGGGCCGTGGAACCTGGGCTATCCGCGTGAGATCATCTTTCAGTCGATGAACCGCGAGTCGATCCGTCAGCTTCTGACGGCCTTCTTCAAGTACTACGCAACATTCGAGTACGACAAGTACCTGATTTCGCCGTACGTCGGCCGCCGAGTCACCGTCGATGAAATGAAACAGCAAAAGGTGCGAGAACTGCAGCCGTACTACCGGGCCGAACAGCAACAGTTCCCGCAGTTCAACTACGGCACGTTGCTCCACATCCAAGACCCGTTCGAGCTCAACATGAACGTAGGCGGCGTCCTAAACTCAGCCCAGCACTTTGAACAGTTCAAGCTCAGCTTCAAAACGGCCCACGAAGTGTGCCTCGCCACGATCCAGGAACCGTTCGCCAAGGTTCTGGAAGAGGTCTTCACCAAAACCAAGAAGTTTAGCAAACCACCGAAGAACGTTCCACGGCCCAAGAACGGCACAACGAACAGCAACGCCACCGGCAACGGCGGAGAAACTCCCTCCCCGGCGGAAGATAACGGCAAGCACTGGCGAATCTGCCGGTTGCTCCCCATCGAGTACGAGCTGTTCATGGTGCGGCAGATTCTGCTCGTGCGAAACACCGACAAGGACGCCATCATCACCGAGCGCCAAATCAAGGACATGTGGGCCGACTGTTTGCTCGACTTTATCGAGGACATTCTGAGCAAAATTTACCTCCTCAAAGTGGAACCCCTTAAAGACGCCGACCGCTGCTCGAACATCCCTCCGAGCGTCAAACAGGACGACATCCGGACGTTCCAGATGGTGAGCGAGCGGCAGGTCATCTTCAAGCGGCCGCGCCTGCAAATCTCCAACGAGGAAGAGCTCGAGAACGAAATCGCCATCAGCAAGGCGCGCTGGCAGGCGAATCGTCCGCTGGTGTTCAACTGTCGCGTGGACCTCTTCAAAACCAACGACGACGCCATCGAGCTGCACATTCCGGACCAGCAGCGCAAGAACGGAGCGTTGCGCGTGTTTATAGAGACCTGCTTCCTCACGCAGATCAGGAACTGCATCAAGGGCTACCTCAAGGTGATGCTGGCCAAGGCCGAGGAACGGGCCAAGGCCGACCGGAACAAGTAG